From the genome of Micromonospora sp. R77:
TCCACCTCGTGCTCGTCGGCCCGCCACCGCGGGCCGTCCCGGTGCCCGGCGTCGGCGTCGGCGAAGGCGAGCAGCCGGCGCGGCCGGGCCTCGGCCAGCATCCGGTGCGACTGCGGGCCCCGGCCGTGCAGGTTGACCGCCAGGTCCGGCGGCGGGCCGGACCACGACAGGTGGCCCAGCCCGTCCGCCTCGACCAGCCGGTCCACCGCGCCGGTCAGCGCGACCAGCGGCGCCAACCAGCGCGGCGCGACCAGCGCCAGCTCCTCACCGGGGTACGCGGCACGCACCGCGCGCAGCGCCGGCACCCCGGTCGCGAGGTCACCGACGCCGAGCGCCCGCAGCACCAGGATCACGGGTACGACGACTCCTGCTCGGCGCAGACCACCAGTTCGCGTACCGCGCAGCCGGGCGGCTGGGAGAGCGCGAACAGGACCGCCTCGGCGGTGTCGGCCGGGTCGTTGAGGACGGCGTCCGGGCCGGGCCTGTACTGCTCGTCCCGGTCGTCGAAGAACGCCGTCCGCATCCCACCCGGGATCAGCAGCGTCACACCCACCTTCCCGGCCAGCTCGGCGGCGAGCGCCCGGGTGAAGCCGACCACCCCGAACTTCGCCGCGCAGTACGCGGTCGCGTCGCTGACCGCCTTCACCCCCAGCGTGGAGGCGACGGTGACGATGCTGCCCCGCGACGCCGCCAGGTAGGGCAGCGCCGCCCGGATCACCGCCGCGGTGGCGAGCAGGTCAACCGTGACGATCCGTTCCCAGGTCTCCCCCGGCACGTCGGCGAGTCGGCCGGGCACGTCCATCCCGGCGGCGGTCACCACCGCGTCCAGGCCGCCGGACCGCTCGGCCAGGTCCCGGGTGGCGGCCTCGGCGGCCCGGGTGTCGGCCAGGTCGCACTGGATCCACGGCACCCCGTCCGCGGGGCGCTGCCGGTCCAGCACCAGCGGTCGGCCGCCGGCCCGGGCCACCGCCGTGACCACGGCCGCGCCGAGCCCGCTGGACCCGCCGGTGACCAGGAC
Proteins encoded in this window:
- a CDS encoding SDR family oxidoreductase: MSSELPGSGPTVLVTGGSSGLGAAVVTAVARAGGRPLVLDRQRPADGVPWIQCDLADTRAAEAATRDLAERSGGLDAVVTAAGMDVPGRLADVPGETWERIVTVDLLATAAVIRAALPYLAASRGSIVTVASTLGVKAVSDATAYCAAKFGVVGFTRALAAELAGKVGVTLLIPGGMRTAFFDDRDEQYRPGPDAVLNDPADTAEAVLFALSQPPGCAVRELVVCAEQESSYP
- a CDS encoding glycosyltransferase family 9 protein; amino-acid sequence: MILVLRALGVGDLATGVPALRAVRAAYPGEELALVAPRWLAPLVALTGAVDRLVEADGLGHLSWSGPPPDLAVNLHGRGPQSHRMLAEARPRRLLAFADADAGHRDGPRWRADEHEV